One Elusimicrobiota bacterium genomic window, TTCGCGCTAGGACTTCAAGATAAGCCCGTTCGTCGCTTCCCCCCACTAAAACGATGGATCGCCCGGGCCTTAAAAGAAGGCGACGAATGGTTTCCTGAAACTTCTCAGCGGGCCATTGACGAATTTGGTGCCGATGCTTGGGCATGACCGCCACACGTTCCGTGGCCTTGTCCAACTCGGACGTGGTCCACCAGTCGCGCAAGTCGTCCAACTCCGTTTCTCGGACGGGAAGACGAGGAAGCTTCACGTCAGGGACCGATAATCCCAACCGCCGAAGGAGCGCAAATTTATTTTGAACCGCGTAGACGTCTCCGGTCGGACGGGGCACCGGATGGGTATAAACGAGACTCCAAAACGGAACGACAAACCCCACACGAACGGGGGCACCGCTCAACCACGTCATCTGGGCGGTGCGGGGGTTGTTCATAAAATCCAAGACCCAATCATAACGGCGACCACGTAGTTCACGAACCCAATGCAGAAATTTACTCTTTTCAAAAACCAGGCGCTCCGTGAGACCCGGGTAATTATCCAAAATCGGAGCGGCCGCGGGTTCCACCAAAAAATCTATTTGGGCATCGGGAAACCTGTGGCGCAGAACGTCAATCGCTGGGGTGGTCACAATCACATCCCCTATTCGCCGCAATTGGATCACCAGGATCTTCATTTAGAACCGCGCTTGCCCACGGGTGAGGTTCAGGTGGAAATCCCAGCGCGTGTCATCGCCGCGAACAAAAATTCGTTTCAAACAAAAAGGATCTTTCGTCAGATCCCCTTTTCCCCGGTGAACGGAAACAGCGGTCCGATACCCCGCGTCTTGAATCCGCCGTCGGATTTCAAGGTGGTCCGCCCCGTTCCCGTAGGGATGGGCAAAGGAAACAGGCGACACGCCCACCTTCTTTTCGAGGATCCGCCGGCTTTCAACGATTTCATGATTCGCCTCTTCCAAAGACAGCCGAGCGAGGCGTGGATGGGTCAACGTGTGCGACCCAATATCCCACCCAGCGTCCCTCAAGATGAGAATGTCTTCCCAGGAAAGCATGGGCAAGCGCACTTCACTGGACGGATCGTGCCAAAAGTTGTCCCGGCCCACCGCATGGACCACCACATACACCGTGGCGGGAAACCCCACCGCGCGAAGAACCGGCAAGGCGTTTTCTATATTGTTGCGGTAGCCATCGTCAAAAGTCAGGACCACCGCTGACGGGGGGATCGCGCGGCCAGCCGCCTGATCTTCCACCACCCGACGCAACGTCAGGACTTCGTATCCCCGTTTCTTGAGATAGTCCATTTGCCAGCGAAAATCGTCCACTGAAACCCACAGTTTTTTAAGGCGTGAGCCCGCCG contains:
- a CDS encoding glycosyltransferase family 9 protein; the encoded protein is MKILVIQLRRIGDVIVTTPAIDVLRHRFPDAQIDFLVEPAAAPILDNYPGLTERLVFEKSKFLHWVRELRGRRYDWVLDFMNNPRTAQMTWLSGAPVRVGFVVPFWSLVYTHPVPRPTGDVYAVQNKFALLRRLGLSVPDVKLPRLPVRETELDDLRDWWTTSELDKATERVAVMPKHRHQIRQWPAEKFQETIRRLLLRPGRSIVLVGGSDERAYLEVLARKFSSRVSILPAGTLHRAAAVLSRCHVAVTNDSGLMHLAVSVGTPTVTVYGPTSPVSWNPRQPPHRYVQADGLACLVCNRDRCPFGHECMEWVSPDRVVQETEAVLGAARDV
- a CDS encoding polysaccharide deacetylase family protein: MVGESLAVLGGLAALGVSARWNWWRFPATGLPILMYHKVGNPPAGSRLKKLWVSVDDFRWQMDYLKKRGYEVLTLRRVVEDQAAGRAIPPSAVVLTFDDGYRNNIENALPVLRAVGFPATVYVVVHAVGRDNFWHDPSSEVRLPMLSWEDILILRDAGWDIGSHTLTHPRLARLSLEEANHEIVESRRILEKKVGVSPVSFAHPYGNGADHLEIRRRIQDAGYRTAVSVHRGKGDLTKDPFCLKRIFVRGDDTRWDFHLNLTRGQARF